The region TGGGTGcccggggctgtgggtgccatgcagcatgcaacAAAATTTGTGGGGGTCTGGCCCCTTCacagggaattttgtgggtgcttgggtacccagggagttggcacccagGATAGGCCTGCTCTGtggtctcttccccctccccacttcagtGGCTGAAGCCTCGTCAAGCcaggcaggaccccccccccctgcaaacacACCATAGAGGTCAGACTGCTGAGGACTTTTCTCCGGAGTagcaggaagagaaaggaagagcaGGTCCAGGGGCCAAAAGGACCCAAACACTGCTGCCAGAAAGGATGTGGCCAGAGTGAGTTGAGTGGCTTAAGACGGTTGGGCTGCATCTTCCCTCCTGGGTTGCacatcacccccccacccctccctgcctTCATTCCACCCCAtttcagggaagggaaggggtcaCACAGAGCAGGGAAGCCTCTCTTCCTTGCCCCTCCTCCGCACAATGAACCAGCCAGCTCCTACAagtggttttgtttttccctctgctcagtggcagggggtTTCAACTGGAGCTATGAGCCAAAAGCAGAGGTGGTCAGGATCCTGCCTGCAACCAGGCCAGAGAGGCTCATTGCAGATTTGCCAGACACAGATTCGTCCCcattctgcctcctccaacccaggAGGAGAGCAGGGCACCGGCCTTCAGAAAAGCCCCTTGCTTCACCCAAGGCAACTAGGCGCCCAGCTGACTCCAGGGGGTCAGATccaggcttgggggtgggggtgggcagcccTGTCATTGCCGTCTGGACCAGTCTGCTGTGATTTCCcaagagtgggggtgggtgggacacacGACTCACCATCAGGCAGAGGCTTCCAAGAGATGAGCTGCCTCCTTCGGAAACTTCATGCAGCTGTGATGGCAACGCAGCAGAGAAGAAGAcccccgaggaggaggaggagctgctggagGCAAAGGCCAAATCATTCCCACACCCAGGGACAcagtggcggtgggggggggtcacagatCCCTGGGAAAACTGAgtctagaatggtagagttgggggggacccaagggtcatcaagtccaaccccctgcaatcgaCTACGAGGCCGAGGGAGTCGCCCAGCCCCCCTGGCAGAATCAGCACCCACCTGCAGGAAGGAGGCACCCACACAGCCACATCGTGTGGGGCAAGATGTAGGGGTGCCCAACTGAAGCCTCCTGGGGGAAAGGGGAGTTTGCCAGCGCAGGAGGGAGGgattggcaataataataataataattattattattattattattattattattattattattattatttacacctcaccctctgcctggttccctgtaacctcacagggagggaactgccagaagacccttggagctggacctcagtgtccgggctgaacaatgggggtggagacgctccttgaggtCTGCTGGGCCAAGACTGTTTAGGGCTTGCAAGGTcggtaccaacactttgaattgtgctccaaaacgtactgggagccaatgtaggtttttcagaactggtgttatatcaggggtcagcaaactttttcagcagggggccggtccactgtccctcagaccttgtggggggccggactatattttgacaaaaaaaatatgaacgaattcctatgccccacaaataacccagagatgcattttaaataaaagcacacattctactcatgtaaaaacaccaggcaggccccacaaataacccagagatgcattttaaataaaaggacacaatctactcatgtaaaaacatgctgattcccggaccgttggcgggccagatttagaaggcgattgggccgcatccggcccccgggccttagtttggggacccctgtgttatatggtcttggtggccactcccagtcaccagttaaAATgcttgcaattcctgcattgcagggggttgaactagatgacccttggcgtgCCTTCCAACTTTATGCTTCATCCAGGTCCCAGGGTATTTGAGACTTTGGCGGGTAGTGGAGTCATCCCAGGGCCTTCCCAAGCGccgaggaggaggggagggctcaGCCGCTGGCCTTTTgtgcctccccccgccccgccccgcatCAGCACGTAGGAAATTGCCAGATACGGATTCAGAGCCCCTCGGTTCAGCTCAGCATTGCCTCCTCTGGGTTTCAGGCGAGAATTGGCGTTCTGTACCGGTATACCAAACAGCTGCTGCTTCACGCTGCACTGTCCCGACCTGCCGAGGCCGGCAAGTCGCGCAGCCAAGGAAACAAGCGCAGCCAGGGAGCAGGAAGAGACCCCCCCGCCCCGACCTCCCCTCTCGAGAGCCCGGTTGCGCTTTCGGACCACAGACCCCCCCCCGGCCCGCGGGCGCCCCCGGGGTCCCTTCGCCCTACAAGCGGCCGAGCCTACCTGCTCCGGGCCAGGTAGATCTCAAAGGTCCGGCTGCGGCGGGGTCGCTTAGACTTAAGCCGCCCGGCGCCCCCATTTTCTTACGCTGGGCCGGCGCGCAGCGGAGCCGCGGGATCCATTTCTGGAAGGAAAAAAGTAAACGGGGCGCAGGGGCAGTAGGGCAGCCTCTCTTCGGCCAGGCGCCCCCTGATCTGCCCGGGCAGGGAGAGGCCGGTGCCCGTCGCCGGCTCGAAAGGGGAGCCCAGCTCGGCAAGATGCGCGCAGCGTCGGAGGCGCGCAAGATGAGGGGCCGGGAGCGGGGCGATCTCCGCGGGAAGGCGACTGGCTGCGCCCCAGAAGAGTCCCGGGACTCCGCCGGCCCCAGTACAGCCCTTCTCCGCCtcgggaaggaggggggggggctttgtctCGGGCGCAGGTCGCGGCCCctcctgggcaagggggcgcgcAGGGTGAGAGACAGGCgactggcgcgcgcgcgcgcggagAGGAAGGCGGCCCTCCCAAACAGCCCCCCGGGAAAACTAAGCGCGAAGGGCCGCCGCCGGCGCTGCGCCCCTCTCTTGCCCGGCCGGACCCGCGTACCTGGCGGGGTCTCCGGCGCCAGCTCGGCCACACGCGTTGCTCTTCCGCCAGGCGCCTGCGCGGTGCTGCGGAGAGAGGGGGGGAtgcgccccccccagcccttATATGCGCCGCTCTAACGGCAGGGCAGCCCAACCCCTCGGAAGTGGGGCGCTTCTGTGGCACGTGGGGATGGAGGCGGCGTCAGACTCCCAACCCGAGGCGCCCCGCAGAGATGGGAAGCCCCCTCCTCAAAAAGAGAAGCCAGAGCCATTCCCCGCTCAGTTGCCGAGGAGAGCCGAGCGCAAGGAGACGGGGATTGGCACCCCGTCCAAGGCAGCTTCCACCtacagaccatgtgctcaacagtcctggggggaaaggaaagaacaaaaattccttccagtagcatcttagagaccacctaagtttgtcattggtatgagctttcgtgtgcatgctacaGATACCtgaatgcacaggaaagctcataccaatgacaaatttaggtggtctctaaggtgctactggaaggaattttttttaatttttgtttcgactacagcagaccaacacggctacctctcTGTAcctagtcctgggggggggggtttgctccTGAGGAGGACAGCAGAAGGGGCGATGGAGAATGGCTCATGGCCACCAACGCTGGGAGTAGCCAACTAGGGAGCAGAGAAACCGTggcaaggggaggggcaggtCTTCTTTCATAATAAGGGGCTGACGGGGCTTGTCAACCTCGGAAGGTAgcagcccatctaggaaaaggaaaactctgattttaaacctctgctgccttgcgcgGGAtagtatcttcaggagaagaaaaggctaccaaatccagagtggagtccttaagatgCTTGGAGGGCGCCTCAAATGCCTCTTtggggcaactcctgcagcccagctgggcccaaacgtcttgctctgctttcctttggaccccatccaAAGGCCACTTCAGTGTTGATAACTcagccatttgacttcactcactcacacacacacgcaatgcCAACCATTATTCTAAGTTCTCCCTGGTCCACCCCCCATGAAGGACTGAGCTGCTGCTggggctccctccctctccccccccacccccaaacaggaGGAGAGACCCAGGGGACACAGGCAGGGCAATTGCAGCTGCAAGGAAACGTTTAATTGGTTTTCTCGTTTTTTGTAAAAATTGGGTCATTGGGTTCTctcttccatcccccccccccagctgccaagCACAGCCGCCTCCCTTCttgtacccccaccccacccccggtcaGGTGCTGTTGGCCTGCTCCTGCTCAAAGAGCGCCATGGCCAGGTGGGATCGGGAGGCGAGTCCTTGCAGGTTGCTGAGGACGCAGCGGTGGTAGAGCTCCTCGCTCAGGCGGGGGTTGCAGCCCCGCAAGACGTACTTCTGCGCCAGCCCTGGCTCCGCCGCCCGGAAGACGTGCAGCTCCGAGTAGCGCAGGAAGACGTCAAAGGCCTCCAGGCCCTCGAGAGCCTCCTCGCGGTCCAGCACGTCGGACGCCAGCCTCGCCCGGGCCGCCATGTAGTCCGCGTTGTAGAAGCAGGCCTCCGAGAAGGCCTGCCGGTCAAAGCGCCCGTCCCGAGGGAAGTCGGAGGAGGCCGAAGCGCCGCCGGCCGCCTGCTCGCCCCCGCGGAAGGCCAGGGCCGGGTTGAACTCCTGGAAGTGGATGGGGAAGAAGACCTGCCAGCTGCTGATGGCGTTCATGCGGCAGCGGTTGAGGACCTCAGCCGTGACCTCCGTCCAGACGCTGGCCAGGAAGAAGAGGGTGTCCACAGGGTGCTTCTTGGAGACAATGTCCATCAGCTTGACCTGGGAGGGGACCTCCGTCTTGACGCTGATCCAGGGGATCTTGACGTCCGAGTAGCGCCTCTCCAGCTCGGCCACCATGGCCTTGGCCCCGGCAAAGACGTCCACCTGCCCCACACGCTGGGCATCGTAGGGGTCGTAGACGAAGAGCAGGGTCAGTCGGGAGTTGTCCCTGGCATCCAGGGCGTTGGTGGCAAAGGCGTCCAGGAAGCCCCCCAGGAAGTCCAGCTCCTGCACGGTGAGGGGCAGCACCAGCTGCAGGCGAGTGGCCTCCGTGACGTAGGGCATGGGGATGATCTCCACCTGGCTGAGCGGGCGCAGCAGCTGCACCCGCTtggagaggaggtggctgtggCCCTTCTGGGTGACGGCCTCCAGCAGCAGCTCCAGCTGGTACTCCATCCCCCGCGTGGGGTCGAAGCGGCGGTAGCCGTTGAGCAGCCGGCGCTTGCGGAAGCGCAGCTGCGGCTGGTAGCGCCGGTTCAGCTGCTCCAGCGCCGCCTGCAGGATGTCACCCACGTCCGCCTTGCTGGCCCCCTGCAGCTCGCACTTGGGGGCCCCGTCGGGGCAGGAGAATAGGTGCTGCTCCGTGAAGTAGTCCCAGCCAATCACCTCGAAGCGGGActtgggggagaagggggcgcTGACCCCGACAGGCCACGACAGCTCCGCCTCCCCCGATGGCATCAGCGACGTCAGGTTGCGGATCTGAGCCTGCCGGGACGAGAGGAGAGACCCTGTTAAGACATCCTCCGCCCTTCTTCCTTGCCGTGCTGCTGGACCACACCGTGGAAAAGGGGGTTTCCAAAAAGTATCGCTCAGCCCAAAACAAGGGATGCTGAAGGAATCTACAAGCCCTGGTGTGTCACGGACTGAACCAGTtggggtcagagggagaaaatggggaggagaaggtgtgggaagctgaagagggaacagggcttagtgagcagggggagtctgtggcagagggaagtaCAGAATCGAAGGCAGAAACTGAGgcgggagaggagggaggccaagaggcagagaggagcctAGCTGGTGAAGAAGCACAGGGTGTCTCCTCCTGCTGTTGCAACACACTCCCCTCCcaccttgtctcccagaaccagaagagagctGAAATGGGCAGGGCAGCAGCAGGCTGCACGGAGGTACAGTCTCTAGGtgcttgggaaaagccctggagagaAGGAGACTTATAGATGGCTGTGGAAAGGCAGGGACTCTCATTCTTGGTAATTGATTTAAATTATTGTGACTTTTATGCTTTGGATGAGATTGTTATTACACGTatgatctttgctgtctattttgttgtttcttcagcttgtaaaccgccttgtgcctcgctagacaaatttaattcgttccacgggtcttttcttataacgaaaaattcgtctagcgaatcccataggaatgcattgaatttttttttaaaaaaaatttgcccataggaacacattaattgaatttcaatgcattccta is a window of Zootoca vivipara chromosome 12, rZooViv1.1, whole genome shotgun sequence DNA encoding:
- the CHPF2 gene encoding chondroitin sulfate glucuronyltransferase, with amino-acid sequence MRVATVLAVLRPALPLLLGLSLGCSLSLLRVSWIQGDAGDSCPEAAGGAALGHGRQPDGEGLPGGGGGGAGPRRKEGEESQEEFKPRIVPYYRDPSKPYKKVLRTRYIQTELGFRERLFVAVLTSKATLSTLAVAVNKTAAHHFPHLLYFTGLRGAKVPHGLALVSHGDERPVWLMYETVRYVHQHFGGDFDWFFVMQDDTYVQPERLKGLVAHLSIHQDVYLGRAEEFIGGDEQARYCHGGFGYLISRSLLLKLHPHLDSCRNEILSLRPDEWLGRCLADFLGTSCTSQHQGQNYLSYELAKNADPEKEEGEDFWGAIAVHPITEPTLMYRLHKRFSRIKLEQTYQEIEELQAQIRNLTSLMPSGEAELSWPVGVSAPFSPKSRFEVIGWDYFTEQHLFSCPDGAPKCELQGASKADVGDILQAALEQLNRRYQPQLRFRKRRLLNGYRRFDPTRGMEYQLELLLEAVTQKGHSHLLSKRVQLLRPLSQVEIIPMPYVTEATRLQLVLPLTVQELDFLGGFLDAFATNALDARDNSRLTLLFVYDPYDAQRVGQVDVFAGAKAMVAELERRYSDVKIPWISVKTEVPSQVKLMDIVSKKHPVDTLFFLASVWTEVTAEVLNRCRMNAISSWQVFFPIHFQEFNPALAFRGGEQAAGGASASSDFPRDGRFDRQAFSEACFYNADYMAARARLASDVLDREEALEGLEAFDVFLRYSELHVFRAAEPGLAQKYVLRGCNPRLSEELYHRCVLSNLQGLASRSHLAMALFEQEQANST